Proteins from one Mixophyes fleayi isolate aMixFle1 chromosome 9, aMixFle1.hap1, whole genome shotgun sequence genomic window:
- the LOC142102210 gene encoding uncharacterized protein LOC142102210 isoform X3: MRNLCADVSNEGGFLFKQWKERYLQLTQEGSLLLSRDPDSSADLEIPLLTRCQAILEGTEMGEMPKLPVGIQRNSCLGISLFDGRTLMLLAPDSQECSKWINILRKVKESLSQPPLSPTSCRLHNMSPIRRCCWSDVSSQTKDKTQGRAAHCKDKCPPHCLRHGSQLHWGVKTACVLMGGAAAGPTLGYMVTSSHGARSIDPAPPDFRELGYHPSADVEGCQYDVDFEGLEQDFNGLDFGGFAF, translated from the exons ATGAGAAATCTGTGTGCTGATGTATCAAATGAAG GTGGGTTCCTTTTCAAGCAATGGAAGGAACGATATCTTCAACTTACCCAGGAAGGTAGTCTTCTCCTGTCCCGTGACCCTGATTCTTCTGCAGATCTAGAGATCCCTCTACTCACTCGTTGCCAAGCAATACTGGAGGGCACTGAGATGGGGGAGATGCCCAAGCTGCCTGTTGGGATACAGAGGAACAGTTGTTTAGGGATCTCTCTGTTTGATGGGAGGACACTTATGCTGTTGGCCCCGGATTCACAGGAGTGCAG CAAATGGATAAATATTCTCCGGAAAGTGAAAGAG AGCCTATCGCAGCCTCCGCTTTCCCCAACCAGTTGCAGACTTCACAATATGTCCCCCATCCGGAGGTGCTGCTGGAGTGATGTTTCAAGTCAAACCAAGGACAAAACTCAAG GTAGAGCAGCTCATTGTAAGGACAAGTGTCCACCTCACTGCCTCCGTCATGGTTCTCAGCTGCACTGGGGGGTGAAGACGGCATGTGTTCTTATGGGGGGAGCCGCTGCAGGTCCAACTCTGGGTTACATGGTCACCTCAAGTCATGGTGCTCGTTCTATTGACCCTGCTCCCCCGGATTTCCGAGAGCTAGGATACCACCCCTCGGCGGATGTAGAAGGCTGCCAGTATGACGTGGATTTTGAAGGCTTGGAGCAGGATTTCAATGGTTTAGATTTTGGTGGATTTGCCTTTTAA
- the LOC142102210 gene encoding uncharacterized protein LOC142102210 isoform X2: MDSSPIHQGYLKKYGGFLFKQWKERYLQLTQEGSLLLSRDPDSSADLEIPLLTRCQAILEGTEMGEMPKLPVGIQRNSCLGISLFDGRTLMLLAPDSQECSKWINILRKVKESLSQPPLSPTSCRLHNMSPIRRCCWSDVSSQTKDKTQGRAAHCKDKCPPHCLRHGSQLHWGVKTACVLMGGAAAGPTLGYMVTSSHGARSIDPAPPDFRELGYHPSADVEGCQYDVDFEGLEQDFNGLDFGGFAF, encoded by the exons ATGGATTCGTCCCCCATACACCAAGGCTACCTCAAAAAATATG GTGGGTTCCTTTTCAAGCAATGGAAGGAACGATATCTTCAACTTACCCAGGAAGGTAGTCTTCTCCTGTCCCGTGACCCTGATTCTTCTGCAGATCTAGAGATCCCTCTACTCACTCGTTGCCAAGCAATACTGGAGGGCACTGAGATGGGGGAGATGCCCAAGCTGCCTGTTGGGATACAGAGGAACAGTTGTTTAGGGATCTCTCTGTTTGATGGGAGGACACTTATGCTGTTGGCCCCGGATTCACAGGAGTGCAG CAAATGGATAAATATTCTCCGGAAAGTGAAAGAG AGCCTATCGCAGCCTCCGCTTTCCCCAACCAGTTGCAGACTTCACAATATGTCCCCCATCCGGAGGTGCTGCTGGAGTGATGTTTCAAGTCAAACCAAGGACAAAACTCAAG GTAGAGCAGCTCATTGTAAGGACAAGTGTCCACCTCACTGCCTCCGTCATGGTTCTCAGCTGCACTGGGGGGTGAAGACGGCATGTGTTCTTATGGGGGGAGCCGCTGCAGGTCCAACTCTGGGTTACATGGTCACCTCAAGTCATGGTGCTCGTTCTATTGACCCTGCTCCCCCGGATTTCCGAGAGCTAGGATACCACCCCTCGGCGGATGTAGAAGGCTGCCAGTATGACGTGGATTTTGAAGGCTTGGAGCAGGATTTCAATGGTTTAGATTTTGGTGGATTTGCCTTTTAA
- the LOC142102210 gene encoding uncharacterized protein LOC142102210 isoform X1 — protein sequence MSGYRAGVRSVAAIGSAPFHSLQRLSGGGFLFKQWKERYLQLTQEGSLLLSRDPDSSADLEIPLLTRCQAILEGTEMGEMPKLPVGIQRNSCLGISLFDGRTLMLLAPDSQECSKWINILRKVKESLSQPPLSPTSCRLHNMSPIRRCCWSDVSSQTKDKTQGRAAHCKDKCPPHCLRHGSQLHWGVKTACVLMGGAAAGPTLGYMVTSSHGARSIDPAPPDFRELGYHPSADVEGCQYDVDFEGLEQDFNGLDFGGFAF from the exons ATGTCTGGATACAGAGCTGGTGTAAGGAGTGTTGCAGCCATAGGCAGCGCCCCCTTCCATTCACTCCAGAGATTGTCGGGAG GTGGGTTCCTTTTCAAGCAATGGAAGGAACGATATCTTCAACTTACCCAGGAAGGTAGTCTTCTCCTGTCCCGTGACCCTGATTCTTCTGCAGATCTAGAGATCCCTCTACTCACTCGTTGCCAAGCAATACTGGAGGGCACTGAGATGGGGGAGATGCCCAAGCTGCCTGTTGGGATACAGAGGAACAGTTGTTTAGGGATCTCTCTGTTTGATGGGAGGACACTTATGCTGTTGGCCCCGGATTCACAGGAGTGCAG CAAATGGATAAATATTCTCCGGAAAGTGAAAGAG AGCCTATCGCAGCCTCCGCTTTCCCCAACCAGTTGCAGACTTCACAATATGTCCCCCATCCGGAGGTGCTGCTGGAGTGATGTTTCAAGTCAAACCAAGGACAAAACTCAAG GTAGAGCAGCTCATTGTAAGGACAAGTGTCCACCTCACTGCCTCCGTCATGGTTCTCAGCTGCACTGGGGGGTGAAGACGGCATGTGTTCTTATGGGGGGAGCCGCTGCAGGTCCAACTCTGGGTTACATGGTCACCTCAAGTCATGGTGCTCGTTCTATTGACCCTGCTCCCCCGGATTTCCGAGAGCTAGGATACCACCCCTCGGCGGATGTAGAAGGCTGCCAGTATGACGTGGATTTTGAAGGCTTGGAGCAGGATTTCAATGGTTTAGATTTTGGTGGATTTGCCTTTTAA